A window of Gimesia sp. genomic DNA:
GCATCCCGCGCGATTTGAGATCGTTGATCAGAGCCCACGTTGGTTTATCGGTCAGACCACAGCAGGTATTCATATAGCGGACCAGACCTCCATGGTGGTCCCAGCCGCGATGATAGAGATGAATGAAACGGGAGCCCCGCTCCGCCAGTCGTCGAGCCAGCAGACAGTTTGTGGCATAGGTGCCCGAACCCGCTTCGGCTCCGTACATTTCCAGCGTCTCTTTTGATTCATCAGACAGATCCATCAGTTCCGGAACGGAGGTCTGCATCCGAAACGCCATCTCGTAAGCAGCAATCCGGGTATCGATTTCCGGGTTGGAAACACTTTGATTGCGGAAACGATCCAGTTTTCGGACGGCGTCGATCAGTTCTTTCTGCTGGGGATCGGTAATCCCTGCGGGATTTTTGAGATAGTTCACCGGATCGCCGGTCGAATTGAACTGAACTCCCTGATAGCGACTGGGAAGAAAGCCGGTTCCCCACTGACGCGAAGCGATCGGCTGCGGATTACGTCCGCCGACACTGGTCAACACCACGAAGCCGGGAAGTTCTTCTGTCTCACTTCCCAGTCCGTAAGTGACCCACGATCCCATTGATGGTCGACCGCTGATGGCGGTGCCAGTGTTCATGAAAGTGTGCGCGGGATCGTGATTGATCTGCTCGGTGACCATCGAACGCACGATGCAGATATCATCAGCGATTTTGGCGGTCCAAGGGAGAAAGTCGCTGATCTCCTGGCCGTTCTCGCCGTACTTGCGAAACTTGGTCAGTGGTCCCTGGCACTTGAGATCGCGACCCTGCAACTGGGCTATGGGTTGACCTTTGGTATAACTTTCCGGAAAAGGCTTACCATCCATTTCCGCCAGCTTGGGTTTATAATCGAAGGTCTCCAGATGAGTCGGTCCCCCCGCCATGCAGAGAAAAATCACCCGTTTCGCTTTGGGAGCGAAGTGCGGCAGACCGGGTAGGCCATCACTGGCCGTTGTCACCGTTTTTGATTGCGCTGCAGCCAGACCATCGCGGGTGAGTAGCGATCCCAGTGCCGCCGATCCCAGACCAACGCCGGAACGGGACAGAAAGGTACGCCGATTCAAATGTGTCTGTAATTGATTGAAGTCGAACATATTCTTAATTCCTCGTCACCACTTCATTCAGGTTGAGCAGCGCCCGTGTGACCTCCGTCCAGGCCGCGAGTTCAACCGCTTCCAGGTTAGCTTCGGTTTTAGTAAGGCCGGTACTGGTCAGAGCCTGGGCCTCTTTTGTCCGATCAGCAAACGCACGCCGGTTGGAATTCAGCAGGTCCTGCAGTACTTCAACCTCATACGCTTCCGGATCGCGTGACGTCGCCTGGGTGAAGGCGAAATTGATGCGTTCTTGCTCGGAGTCGCCTCCCTGCTGGATCACGTGTGCCGCGAAAACGCGGGCTGCTTCGATAAATGTGGGATCGTTAAGCAGGGTCATCGCTGCGATTGGGGTATTAGAACGGGGCCGCTGCGCCGTGCATTCTTCGCGACTGGGCGCATCGAAGGCTTTGAGCATCGGATGCAGGAACTGACGCTGCCAGTGCATGTAGACGCCGCGTCGCCATTGCCGTTCGTCCTGATGCGACACATATTTTCGCTTCGGAAAATTCAAATGTCGATAGTAGCCTGCAGGTTGATACGGCTTCACGCTCGGGCCACCAATCTCGGTCACCAAAAGTCCGCTGATTGCCAGGGCGTTATCGCGGATCATCTCAGCGGGCAGGCGGAAGCGGGCCTGGCGGTCAAGTCGTCTGTTGAAGGGATCTGTTTTTCGCTGTTCGGGAGTTTCCAGTGACGACTGGCGGTAGGCGCGACTCATCACGATGAACTTCACCATCTGTTTGATGTCCCACTCATCCTCGAAAAACTTGATCGCCAGTTGATCGAGCAGTTCAGGGTAATGCGGGGGGCCTCCCTGTCCTCCAAAGTCGTCCAGCACTGGTGCAATCCCTCGGCCAAAGAACAGATACCAGAATCGGTTTGTCATCACGCGGGCCATCAGCGGCCCATATCCGTCTTTGGCTGAGAGCCAGT
This region includes:
- a CDS encoding DUF1501 domain-containing protein, coding for MFDFNQLQTHLNRRTFLSRSGVGLGSAALGSLLTRDGLAAAQSKTVTTASDGLPGLPHFAPKAKRVIFLCMAGGPTHLETFDYKPKLAEMDGKPFPESYTKGQPIAQLQGRDLKCQGPLTKFRKYGENGQEISDFLPWTAKIADDICIVRSMVTEQINHDPAHTFMNTGTAISGRPSMGSWVTYGLGSETEELPGFVVLTSVGGRNPQPIASRQWGTGFLPSRYQGVQFNSTGDPVNYLKNPAGITDPQQKELIDAVRKLDRFRNQSVSNPEIDTRIAAYEMAFRMQTSVPELMDLSDESKETLEMYGAEAGSGTYATNCLLARRLAERGSRFIHLYHRGWDHHGGLVRYMNTCCGLTDKPTWALINDLKSRGMLDETLVIWGGEFGRTPMFQGKGGAGRDHHIKGFSMWMAGGGIKGGISYGNTDELGYNSVENIVHVRDLHATMLHLLGIDHKRFSVEFQGLDTKLTGVEEARVIKEVLT